The nucleotide sequence CATGCCGAGCATGGCCAGGCGAATGGGGCGGTCGGCAAATGGAAAGCTCATTGAAAATACCTCACCAGGCGGTCCAGCCGCCATCCACGCCCAGCACCTGGCCGGTGATGTAGGAGGCCGCGTCGGAAATCAGGAAGACAGTGGCGCCGGCTGTTTCGTGCTGGCGGCCGATGCGGCCGAGCATGGTCTCAGCCTCGAGATTGGCGATGAAATCGGGATGCGCCGTCCGCACGCCTTCATGCGGGAAGGGGCCGGGGAAGACAGCATTGACGCGGATGTTCTTCGGCCCGTAATGGCCGGCCATGGTGCGCACCATCTGGTTGAGCCCGGCCTTGCCGACCCCATATTCGATGGAATTCGGAGCCATGTCGCCCGGGTAGTTTTTCGGGTCGGGCGAAACGACGCCATACATGGACGAATAGAGCACGACCGAGCCGCCGGAGGGCATCTTGTCGGCCGCAGCGCGCGCGAGCAGGAAGGTTCCGGTGATGTTGATGCGGTTGGCCAGATCAAAGGTCTGGGCGTCAAGCGCGTCGAAGGTCTTGCCGGAATTGAAGGCCGTGGCAACGATCAGCCCGGAGAGGCCATCAAAGGCAGCGGCAGCCTTTTCGACACAGTCGAGGATCGAAGCCTCGTCAGCCATGTCGAGGGGCAGGGCGGCGACCCCACCCTTGCCCGGGGCCGCGGTCACCGTAGCCAGCGCTGTCGCCAGCCTTTCTGCGTCACGGTCGGCAATGA is from Devosia sp. SD17-2 and encodes:
- a CDS encoding SDR family NAD(P)-dependent oxidoreductase: MDGRTVLVAGGAGYLGTPTCLLLKAQGANVVIADRDAERLATALATVTAAPGKGGVAALPLDMADEASILDCVEKAAAAFDGLSGLIVATAFNSGKTFDALDAQTFDLANRINITGTFLLARAAADKMPSGGSVVLYSSMYGVVSPDPKNYPGDMAPNSIEYGVGKAGLNQMVRTMAGHYGPKNIRVNAVFPGPFPHEGVRTAHPDFIANLEAETMLGRIGRQHETAGATVFLISDAASYITGQVLGVDGGWTAW